A window of Streptomyces caniferus contains these coding sequences:
- a CDS encoding ABC transporter substrate-binding protein, producing MEHHEQPEPLSSAELTAMRHSATHGRLAMTRRSLLRAGGAMAATVGGLGALASCGIPPAGRTDAGRSDDHSRAEKRLSFSNWTEYMDVSEDGKHRPTLEHFTRRTGIAVKYTEDINDNDEFFGKIQAQLAAGQDTGRDLIVLTDWMCARMISLGWIQQLDPANLPHAYANLSAQYRDPAWDPGRAHSYVWQGIPALIAYNKKATGGKKVDSVSQLLEDPQLKGRVGFLSEMRDSVGLTLLDMGKRPEDVTADDYDAALARLQKGVDSKQIRRFTGNDYTTDLDKGDLAACVAWAGDIVQLQNDNPDIAYAIPKTGYMVSTDNLMVPNKARHKQNAERLIDYFYEPKAAARLAAYINYACPVDGVREELAKIDKKAADNPLILPDKEMAARSHSFRALTAKENKEFAQKFSDLTGA from the coding sequence ATGGAGCACCACGAGCAGCCCGAACCCCTGTCCTCGGCCGAACTCACCGCCATGCGCCACAGTGCGACGCACGGCCGCCTCGCCATGACCCGCCGCTCGCTGCTGCGCGCGGGCGGCGCCATGGCGGCCACGGTCGGCGGCCTCGGCGCCCTGGCGTCCTGCGGGATCCCGCCCGCGGGCCGTACGGACGCCGGCCGTTCCGACGACCACTCCAGGGCGGAGAAGCGGCTCAGCTTCTCCAACTGGACCGAGTACATGGACGTCAGCGAGGACGGCAAGCACCGTCCGACGCTGGAGCACTTCACCCGGCGCACCGGCATCGCCGTCAAGTACACCGAGGACATCAACGACAACGACGAGTTCTTCGGCAAGATCCAGGCCCAGTTGGCGGCCGGCCAGGACACCGGCCGCGATCTGATCGTGCTCACCGACTGGATGTGCGCACGGATGATCTCCCTCGGCTGGATCCAGCAGCTGGACCCGGCCAACCTGCCGCACGCCTACGCCAACCTCTCGGCGCAGTACCGCGACCCCGCCTGGGACCCGGGCCGCGCGCACTCCTACGTGTGGCAGGGCATCCCCGCCCTCATCGCGTACAACAAGAAGGCCACCGGCGGGAAGAAGGTCGACTCCGTCAGCCAGCTGCTGGAGGACCCGCAGCTCAAGGGCCGGGTCGGCTTCCTCTCCGAGATGCGCGACAGCGTCGGCCTGACCCTGCTCGACATGGGCAAGCGGCCCGAGGACGTCACCGCGGACGACTACGACGCGGCCCTCGCCCGGCTCCAGAAGGGCGTCGACTCCAAGCAGATACGCCGCTTCACCGGCAACGACTACACCACGGACCTGGACAAGGGCGATCTGGCCGCCTGTGTGGCCTGGGCGGGCGACATCGTCCAGCTCCAGAACGACAACCCGGACATCGCCTACGCCATCCCGAAGACCGGCTACATGGTGTCCACCGACAACCTCATGGTGCCGAACAAGGCCCGCCACAAGCAGAACGCCGAACGGCTCATCGACTACTTCTACGAGCCGAAGGCGGCGGCCCGGCTCGCGGCGTACATCAACTACGCCTGCCCCGTCGACGGAGTGCGCGAGGAACTCGCCAAGATCGACAAGAAGGCGGCGGACAACCCGCTGATCCTGCCGGACAAGGAGATGGCCGCCCGCTCCCACTCCTTCCGCGCCCTGACCGCCAAGGAGAACAAGGAGTTCGCCCAGAAGTTCTCCGACCTCACCGGCGCCTGA
- a CDS encoding ABC transporter substrate-binding protein produces MADLSRRALLRGMGGIGVTGALAAMTGCGVPPAYVEEADRGGADRSARDRKLVFANWPLYIDVDDRHKQRRPTLDAFERRTGISVTYTEEINDNDEFFGKISPSLMNHQSTGRDLIVISDWMCARFVRLGWVQKMDRAAQPHVAAHLDPLLRTPHFDPGRTHSVPWQSGITGIAYNRKKLGREIKHTSDLWKDDLRGRVTLLSGLDESFALLMQGEGVDITRWTADDFHRMTDRVRRLVSKGHIRRFTGNDYIKDLDSGDVLAAQAYSGDVIQLQADNPDIEFVVPQEGAELWAESLLIPNLAEHKRNAERLIDYYYQPEVAAELAAWVNYVCPVPAAREVLASSKDKERAALAEDPLIFPDDSMRKRLAIARDITSKERTEFAKEWNAIVGL; encoded by the coding sequence ATGGCTGATCTTTCGCGGCGTGCGCTGCTCCGAGGTATGGGCGGAATCGGTGTGACGGGGGCGCTGGCCGCCATGACCGGCTGCGGGGTGCCGCCCGCGTACGTCGAGGAGGCCGACCGCGGGGGAGCGGACCGGTCGGCGCGGGACCGGAAGCTGGTCTTCGCGAACTGGCCGCTCTACATCGACGTCGACGACCGTCACAAGCAGCGCCGGCCCACCCTCGACGCCTTCGAACGGCGCACCGGGATCTCCGTCACGTACACCGAGGAGATCAACGACAACGACGAGTTCTTCGGCAAGATCAGCCCCTCGCTGATGAACCACCAGAGCACCGGCCGGGACCTGATCGTCATCAGCGACTGGATGTGCGCCCGGTTCGTCCGGCTGGGGTGGGTCCAGAAGATGGACCGGGCGGCCCAGCCGCATGTCGCCGCGCACCTCGATCCGCTGCTGCGCACCCCGCACTTCGACCCGGGCCGCACCCACTCCGTGCCCTGGCAGTCCGGGATCACCGGCATCGCCTACAACCGCAAGAAGCTCGGCCGGGAGATCAAGCACACCTCCGACCTGTGGAAGGACGATCTGCGCGGCCGGGTCACGCTGCTCTCCGGGCTCGACGAATCGTTCGCGCTGCTGATGCAGGGCGAGGGCGTGGACATCACGCGCTGGACGGCCGACGACTTCCACCGCATGACCGACCGGGTGCGCCGCCTCGTGAGCAAGGGCCACATCAGGCGGTTCACCGGCAACGACTACATCAAGGACCTGGACTCCGGCGATGTGCTCGCGGCGCAGGCCTACTCCGGCGATGTGATCCAGCTCCAGGCGGACAACCCGGACATCGAGTTCGTGGTGCCGCAGGAGGGCGCCGAGCTGTGGGCGGAGAGCCTGCTGATCCCCAACCTCGCGGAGCACAAGCGCAACGCCGAGCGGCTGATCGACTACTACTACCAGCCGGAGGTCGCCGCGGAGCTGGCCGCCTGGGTCAACTACGTCTGTCCCGTACCGGCCGCGCGCGAGGTGCTGGCCTCTTCCAAGGACAAGGAACGCGCCGCGCTCGCCGAGGATCCGCTGATCTTCCCCGATGATTCGATGCGCAAGCGGCTGGCCATCGCCCGCGACATCACCTCCAAGGAGCGAACCGAATTCGCCAAGGAGTGGAACGCGATCGTGGGGTTGTAG
- a CDS encoding gamma-aminobutyraldehyde dehydrogenase: MTTALRRLRNYIDGEFRDAADGRTTEVVNPATGEAYATAPLSAAADVDAAMAAAEAAFPAWRDLIPAERQKVLLKIADRFEERAEELIAAESENCGKPIALVRSEEIPPMVDQIRFFAGAARMLEGRASGEYMEGFTSIIRREPVGVCAQVAPWNYPMMMAVWKFAPALAAGNTVVIKPSDTTPASTVLIADIIGSVLDELGHSRGVFNVICGDRETGRLMVEHKVPAMASITGSVRAGMQVAESASKDLKRVHLELGGKAPVVVFEDTDIAKAVEDISVAGYFNAGQDCTAATRVLVHESIHDEFVAALAKAAAETKTGAVDDEDVLYGPLNNANQLKQVKGFIERLPAHAKIEAGGEQVGDKGYFFAPTVVSGLKQDDEIVQQEVFGPVITVQSFSDEKQAVQWANGVEYALASSVWTKDHARAMRMSKTLDFGCVWINTHIPLVAEMPHGGFKKSGYGKDLSAYGFDDYTRIKHVMTSLDG; encoded by the coding sequence GTGACCACCGCACTGCGTCGTCTGCGCAACTACATCGACGGGGAGTTCCGGGACGCCGCCGACGGGCGGACCACGGAGGTGGTCAACCCGGCGACGGGTGAGGCATACGCCACCGCCCCTCTCTCGGCCGCCGCCGACGTGGACGCGGCCATGGCTGCCGCCGAGGCCGCCTTCCCCGCCTGGCGCGACCTGATCCCGGCCGAGCGCCAGAAGGTCCTGCTCAAGATCGCCGACCGCTTCGAGGAGCGGGCGGAGGAGCTGATCGCCGCCGAGTCCGAGAACTGCGGCAAGCCGATCGCGCTCGTACGCTCCGAGGAAATCCCGCCGATGGTGGACCAGATCCGCTTCTTCGCGGGTGCCGCCCGGATGCTCGAAGGCCGCGCGTCCGGCGAGTACATGGAGGGCTTCACCTCCATCATCCGCCGCGAGCCGGTCGGCGTCTGCGCCCAGGTCGCGCCGTGGAACTACCCGATGATGATGGCCGTGTGGAAGTTCGCCCCGGCGCTGGCCGCGGGCAACACCGTCGTCATCAAGCCCTCCGACACCACCCCGGCCTCCACGGTGCTGATCGCCGACATCATCGGCAGCGTGCTGGACGAACTGGGCCACTCCCGCGGCGTGTTCAACGTCATCTGCGGTGACCGCGAGACCGGCCGCCTGATGGTCGAGCACAAGGTCCCCGCGATGGCCTCGATCACCGGCTCCGTGCGGGCCGGTATGCAGGTCGCCGAATCCGCTTCCAAGGACCTCAAGCGGGTCCACCTGGAGCTGGGCGGCAAGGCGCCGGTCGTCGTCTTCGAGGACACCGACATCGCCAAGGCCGTCGAGGACATCTCGGTCGCCGGCTACTTCAACGCCGGCCAGGACTGTACGGCCGCCACCCGCGTCCTCGTCCACGAGTCCATCCACGACGAGTTCGTCGCCGCGCTGGCCAAGGCCGCCGCGGAGACCAAGACCGGCGCGGTCGACGACGAGGACGTGCTCTACGGTCCGCTGAACAACGCCAACCAGCTCAAGCAGGTCAAGGGCTTCATCGAGCGGCTGCCCGCGCACGCCAAGATCGAGGCGGGCGGCGAACAGGTCGGCGACAAGGGCTACTTCTTCGCCCCGACCGTCGTCTCGGGTCTCAAGCAGGACGACGAGATCGTCCAGCAGGAGGTCTTCGGCCCGGTCATCACCGTCCAGTCCTTCTCCGACGAGAAGCAGGCGGTCCAGTGGGCCAACGGCGTCGAGTACGCACTCGCGTCCTCGGTGTGGACCAAGGACCACGCCCGCGCCATGCGGATGTCCAAGACCCTCGACTTCGGCTGCGTGTGGATCAACACCCACATCCCGCTGGTCGCCGAGATGCCGCACGGCGGATTCAAGAAGTCCGGCTACGGCAAGGACCTTTCGGCCTACGGCTTCGACGACTACACCCGCATCAAGCACGTGATGACCTCGCTGGACGGCTGA
- a CDS encoding Lrp/AsnC family transcriptional regulator, with the protein MATRDRNGTPSIDSVSLAIIEQLQEDGRRPYAAIGKAVGLSEAAVRQRVQKLLDQGVMQIVAVTDPLTVGFRRQAMVGINVEGDLDPVADALTTMEEVEYVVMTAGSFDLLIEIVCEDDDHLLEMINKRIRTLPGVRTTESFVYLKLRKQTYTWGTR; encoded by the coding sequence GTGGCCACTCGTGACAGAAACGGCACCCCGTCGATCGACTCCGTCTCCCTGGCGATCATCGAGCAGCTCCAGGAGGACGGGCGCCGTCCGTACGCCGCCATCGGCAAGGCCGTCGGCCTGTCCGAAGCGGCGGTACGCCAGCGCGTACAGAAACTGCTCGACCAAGGCGTGATGCAGATCGTCGCGGTCACCGACCCCCTCACGGTCGGTTTCCGTCGGCAGGCAATGGTCGGCATCAACGTCGAAGGTGACCTCGACCCCGTGGCCGACGCCCTGACGACCATGGAAGAGGTCGAGTACGTCGTCATGACGGCAGGCTCCTTCGATCTCCTCATCGAGATCGTCTGCGAGGACGACGACCACCTTCTGGAAATGATCAACAAGCGGATCCGCACGCTTCCCGGCGTCCGGACCACCGAGAGCTTCGTGTACCTCAAGCTCCGGAAGCAGACCTACACCTGGGGAACGAGATAG
- a CDS encoding MarR family winged helix-turn-helix transcriptional regulator yields the protein MDAEHWDRLGTLHTRVEQELAKALQQHHGIGLSEYRALARLAQADDGELRMQELADLIGLNQSSVSRLASRLESSGLTRRDLCPDDRRGVYSVITDQGRDVHDQARPTYDGALRAALDAAAADGHLGPLVASLRS from the coding sequence ATGGACGCGGAGCACTGGGACCGGCTGGGGACGCTGCACACCCGCGTCGAGCAGGAGCTGGCCAAGGCCCTGCAGCAGCATCACGGCATCGGACTGTCCGAGTACCGCGCGCTCGCCAGGCTCGCTCAGGCGGACGACGGCGAGCTGCGCATGCAGGAGCTCGCCGACCTCATCGGCCTCAACCAGAGTTCCGTGAGCCGGCTGGCCTCCCGCCTGGAGTCGTCCGGCCTGACCCGCCGCGACCTGTGCCCCGACGACCGGCGCGGGGTCTACAGCGTGATCACGGACCAGGGCCGTGACGTACACGACCAGGCGCGCCCGACCTACGACGGCGCACTGCGCGCCGCGCTCGACGCCGCGGCGGCGGACGGGCACCTCGGCCCCCTGGTGGCATCACTGCGGTCCTAA
- a CDS encoding adenosine deaminase produces the protein MSGLDAFIADLPKAELHVHHVGSASPRIVAELAARHPDSAVPTDPEALVDYFTFRDFAHFIEVYLSVVDLIRDAEDVRLLTYEVARDMARQRIRYAELTVTPFSSTSRGIPDAAYVEAIEDARKAAEAELGVVLRWCFDIPGEAGLQAAEETARIACDLQPEGLISFGLGGPEIGVPRPQFKPYFDRAIATGLHSVPHAGETTGPGTIWDALTELRAERIGHGTSATQDPALLAHLAEHRIPLEVCPTSNIATRAVRTLEEHPLKEMVDAGLLVTINSDDPPMFGSDLNTEYGVAARLLGLDAEGVAGLAKNAVTASFMDTAAKARLTAEIDSYTASWRG, from the coding sequence TTGTCCGGTCTCGATGCCTTCATTGCGGACCTGCCCAAGGCGGAGCTGCACGTCCACCACGTCGGATCGGCCTCACCGCGGATCGTCGCCGAACTGGCGGCGCGGCACCCCGACTCCGCCGTCCCCACCGACCCCGAAGCGCTGGTCGACTACTTCACCTTCCGCGACTTCGCGCACTTCATCGAGGTCTATCTCTCCGTCGTGGACCTGATCCGCGACGCCGAGGACGTCCGGCTGCTGACGTACGAGGTCGCCCGGGACATGGCCCGGCAGCGCATCCGCTACGCCGAGCTGACCGTCACCCCCTTCAGCTCGACCAGCCGCGGCATTCCCGACGCGGCGTACGTCGAGGCGATCGAGGACGCCCGTAAGGCCGCCGAGGCCGAGCTGGGCGTGGTGCTGCGCTGGTGCTTCGACATCCCCGGCGAGGCGGGCCTGCAGGCCGCCGAGGAGACCGCCCGGATCGCCTGCGACCTGCAGCCCGAAGGCCTGATCTCGTTCGGGCTCGGCGGCCCCGAGATCGGCGTCCCGCGCCCGCAGTTCAAGCCGTACTTCGACCGCGCCATCGCCACCGGTCTGCACTCCGTGCCGCACGCCGGGGAGACCACCGGCCCCGGCACGATCTGGGACGCCCTCACCGAGCTGCGCGCCGAGCGCATCGGCCACGGCACGAGCGCCACCCAGGACCCCGCGCTGCTCGCCCATCTCGCCGAGCACCGCATCCCGCTGGAGGTCTGCCCCACCTCCAACATCGCCACCCGCGCCGTGCGCACCCTGGAGGAGCACCCGCTCAAGGAGATGGTCGACGCGGGCCTGCTGGTCACGATCAACAGCGACGACCCGCCGATGTTCGGCTCGGACCTCAACACCGAATACGGCGTCGCCGCCCGGCTGCTGGGGCTGGACGCCGAAGGCGTGGCCGGCCTCGCCAAGAACGCCGTCACCGCCTCCTTCATGGACACCGCCGCCAAGGCACGGCTGACGGCCGAGATCGACAGCTACACGGCTTCGTGGCGCGGCTAG
- a CDS encoding gamma-aminobutyraldehyde dehydrogenase: MDHRFDATERFAAGAQFIAGSLRSGSSGRTQAVVDPATGETVYSYELAGTADVDAAVQAAQRAFVEWGGATPGERSDTLHRFAAALAEDAADLAAAESLNCGKPIKLSEEFDVPGSIDNAAFFAGAARHLEGKAAGEYSADHTSVIRREPIGVVGSIAPWNYPLQMAAWKVLPAIAAGNTIVLKPAEITPFTSLLFAQAAQRAGLPDGVLNIISGAGRDAGEHLVGHRSVAMTSFTGSTGVGKRVAEIATGTVKRLHLELGGKAPFVVFDDADLEAAVHGAVAGALINTGQDCTAATRAYVQRPLYDAFVSGVADLMATVRLGDPFDPSTDLGPLISHAQRDRVAGFVDRARDYATVVTGGEAPAFGKDSELAKGAYYRPTLIAGAAQDSEIVQSEIFGPVLVVLPFDSDDEGIALANDTPYGLAASAWSRDVYRTGRATREINAGCVWVNDHIPIISEMPHGGAKASGFGKDMSAYSFEEYTQVKHVMYDNTAVARKDWHRTIFGDRP; this comes from the coding sequence ATGGATCACCGATTCGATGCCACCGAGCGATTCGCCGCGGGCGCCCAATTCATCGCAGGCAGTCTCCGGAGCGGCAGTTCCGGCCGCACCCAGGCCGTCGTGGACCCGGCGACCGGCGAGACGGTGTACTCCTACGAACTCGCGGGTACCGCGGACGTGGACGCCGCCGTGCAGGCTGCGCAGCGGGCGTTCGTGGAGTGGGGCGGCGCCACGCCCGGTGAGCGCTCCGACACCCTGCACCGCTTCGCGGCCGCGCTCGCCGAGGACGCCGCCGACCTCGCCGCCGCCGAATCGCTGAACTGCGGAAAGCCGATCAAGCTCAGCGAGGAGTTCGACGTACCGGGGTCGATCGACAACGCCGCGTTCTTCGCGGGCGCCGCCCGTCATCTGGAGGGCAAGGCGGCCGGCGAATACAGCGCCGATCACACCTCGGTCATCCGCCGCGAGCCCATCGGCGTCGTCGGCTCCATCGCGCCGTGGAACTACCCGCTCCAGATGGCCGCCTGGAAGGTGCTGCCGGCCATCGCCGCGGGCAACACCATCGTCCTCAAGCCCGCCGAGATCACCCCGTTCACCTCGCTGCTGTTCGCGCAGGCCGCCCAGCGCGCGGGGCTGCCGGACGGCGTCCTCAACATCATCTCCGGGGCGGGCCGGGACGCCGGCGAGCACCTGGTGGGCCACCGTTCCGTGGCGATGACCTCCTTCACCGGCTCGACCGGCGTCGGCAAGCGCGTCGCCGAGATCGCCACCGGCACCGTCAAGCGGCTGCACCTCGAACTCGGCGGCAAGGCCCCCTTCGTGGTCTTCGACGACGCGGACCTGGAGGCCGCCGTCCACGGAGCGGTCGCCGGAGCGCTGATCAACACCGGCCAGGACTGCACCGCCGCCACCCGCGCCTACGTCCAGCGCCCGCTCTACGACGCCTTCGTCAGCGGCGTCGCCGATCTGATGGCGACCGTACGGCTCGGCGACCCCTTCGACCCGTCCACCGACCTGGGCCCGCTGATCTCCCACGCCCAGCGCGACCGGGTGGCCGGCTTCGTCGACCGGGCACGCGACTACGCCACCGTCGTCACCGGCGGCGAGGCTCCCGCCTTCGGCAAGGACAGCGAGCTGGCCAAGGGCGCGTACTACCGGCCCACGCTGATCGCCGGGGCCGCACAGGACAGCGAGATCGTGCAGTCCGAGATCTTCGGCCCGGTGCTGGTCGTGCTGCCCTTCGACAGCGACGACGAGGGCATCGCGCTGGCCAACGACACCCCCTACGGGCTGGCCGCCTCCGCCTGGAGCCGGGACGTCTACCGCACCGGCCGCGCCACCCGAGAGATCAACGCGGGCTGCGTCTGGGTCAACGACCACATCCCGATCATCAGCGAGATGCCGCACGGCGGGGCCAAGGCCTCGGGCTTCGGCAAGGACATGTCGGCCTACTCCTTCGAGGAGTACACCCAGGTCAAGCACGTCATGTACGACAACACCGCGGTGGCGCGCAAGGACTGGCACCGCACGATCTTCGGGGACCGCCCGTAA
- a CDS encoding NADAR family protein — MMHDNAGTTTGEAEVRAADGPRSVDELRRATDAGKRVKYVHFWGHSPRRDGSLGASCFSQWWPSPFTVDGVRYATAEHWMMAGKARLFDDAEAERCAIAAGHPKQAKDAGRRVRGFDEETWRRHRFGLVVEGSVHKFGQDAALREFLLGTGSRVLVEASPLDRIWGIGLAADDERAADPARWRGLNLLGFALMAARQTLRETGPKP, encoded by the coding sequence ATGATGCACGACAACGCGGGGACCACCACGGGGGAAGCGGAGGTGCGGGCCGCGGACGGTCCGCGCTCGGTCGACGAGCTCCGGCGCGCGACCGACGCCGGGAAGCGCGTGAAGTACGTCCACTTCTGGGGCCACAGCCCCCGGCGCGACGGCAGCCTGGGCGCGAGCTGCTTCAGCCAGTGGTGGCCTTCCCCCTTCACCGTCGACGGGGTCCGGTACGCCACCGCCGAGCACTGGATGATGGCCGGCAAGGCCCGGCTGTTCGACGACGCGGAGGCGGAGCGGTGCGCCATAGCGGCCGGGCACCCCAAGCAGGCCAAGGACGCCGGGCGCCGGGTCCGCGGCTTCGACGAGGAGACCTGGCGGCGGCACCGCTTCGGCCTGGTCGTCGAGGGCAGCGTCCATAAGTTCGGCCAGGATGCCGCGCTGCGGGAATTCCTGCTGGGCACGGGCTCCCGGGTCCTGGTGGAGGCCAGTCCGCTGGACCGGATATGGGGCATCGGCCTCGCGGCCGACGACGAGCGGGCCGCGGACCCGGCCCGCTGGCGGGGCCTGAATCTGCTGGGCTTCGCACTGATGGCGGCGCGGCAGACCCTCCGGGAGACCGGCCCGAAGCCGTAG
- a CDS encoding RidA family protein, whose product MTTTMPMSADDVAAGSQGRPEIERIATTPDWYEPYRISQAIRAGGLIHVSGQAGIDAQGRTVSDDFLTQGRQAFANVERVLAAAGASLADVVKAGIFVTDMAADLGHVLTLRGEFLSEPYPADTLLEVSSLARPDWRIEVEVTALAR is encoded by the coding sequence ATGACGACGACGATGCCGATGTCGGCGGATGACGTCGCTGCCGGATCGCAGGGGCGGCCGGAGATCGAGCGGATCGCCACGACGCCGGACTGGTACGAGCCGTACAGGATCTCGCAGGCCATCAGGGCGGGCGGACTGATCCACGTCTCGGGACAGGCCGGCATCGACGCGCAGGGGCGGACGGTCTCCGACGACTTCCTGACCCAGGGTCGGCAGGCGTTCGCGAACGTCGAGCGGGTGCTCGCGGCAGCGGGTGCCTCGCTCGCGGACGTGGTGAAGGCGGGCATCTTCGTGACGGACATGGCTGCCGACCTCGGCCATGTCCTCACCCTGCGCGGGGAGTTCCTGTCGGAGCCCTATCCCGCGGACACCCTCCTGGAAGTGTCGTCCTTGGCCCGGCCGGACTGGCGCATAGAGGTCGAGGTCACGGCCCTCGCTCGCTGA
- a CDS encoding ABC transporter ATP-binding protein has protein sequence MVAPPDNDVLWARGLHHGYGGTSALAGVSVGVREGEILAVTGPRGSGKTTLLKCLSGQLVPSEGEIWFNSSPVHTLSSPSRERLRLDRFGWIDTEPHLVPELTAWENAALPLLLRGTGTRTAKHTAVEWLDRLDVGMCARRRPAQLDQSQRQRVAIARALATTPQVLFADEPTAPLHRTDGTQVLRTLTTAARSHQITVVLATHDPEIATLADRSLALLDGRQSSAAPAAAGSSDEESRAACSLSV, from the coding sequence ATGGTGGCCCCGCCTGACAACGACGTTCTCTGGGCCCGTGGCCTGCACCACGGGTACGGCGGCACCTCCGCACTCGCCGGAGTCTCCGTCGGCGTCCGCGAAGGCGAGATCCTCGCCGTCACCGGCCCGCGCGGCAGCGGCAAGACCACCCTCCTGAAATGTCTCTCCGGTCAACTCGTCCCGTCCGAGGGGGAGATCTGGTTCAACAGCTCCCCCGTGCACACGCTCTCCTCCCCCAGCCGCGAACGGCTGCGCCTGGACCGGTTCGGCTGGATCGACACCGAACCGCATCTCGTCCCCGAACTCACCGCCTGGGAGAACGCCGCCCTCCCCCTCCTGCTCCGCGGCACCGGCACCCGCACCGCCAAGCACACCGCCGTGGAATGGCTGGACCGCCTCGACGTCGGCATGTGCGCGAGACGCCGCCCCGCCCAGCTGGACCAGTCCCAGCGCCAGCGCGTCGCCATCGCCCGCGCGCTCGCCACCACCCCCCAGGTGCTGTTCGCCGACGAACCGACCGCCCCGCTGCACCGCACGGACGGCACACAGGTGCTGCGCACCCTCACCACCGCGGCCCGCTCGCACCAGATCACCGTCGTCCTGGCGACCCACGACCCCGAGATCGCCACGCTCGCCGACCGGTCCCTGGCGCTCCTCGACGGACGCCAGTCCAGCGCCGCGCCCGCCGCCGCCGGTTCCTCCGATGAGGAAAGCAGGGCAGCGTGCTCGCTCTCCGTCTAG
- a CDS encoding aspartate aminotransferase family protein, producing the protein MSGDLSKTAYDHLWMHFTRMSSYENAPVPTIVRGEGTNIYDDKGKRYIDGLAGLFVVNAGHGRVELAETAYKQAQELAFFPVWSYAHPKAVELAERLAHHAPGDLNKVFFTTGGGEAVETAWKLAKQYFKLTGKPMKHKVISRAVAYHGTPQGALSITGLPGLKAPFEPLVPGAHKVPNTNIYRAPIHGDDPEAFGRWAADQIEQQILFEGPETVAAVFLEPVQNAGGCFPPPPGYFQRVREICDQYDVLLVSDEVICAFGRLGTMFGCEKFGYVPDMITCAKGMTSGYSPIGACIISDRLAEPFYKGDNTFLHGYTFGGHPVSAAVGVANLDIFEREGLNKHVLDNEANFLNTLQKLHDLPIVGDVRGSGFFYGIELVKDKVTKESFNDEETERVLYGFLSKALYDNGLYCRADDRGDPVIQLAPPLIADQQVFDEIEQILRSVLTEAWTKL; encoded by the coding sequence ATGAGCGGCGACCTCTCCAAGACGGCATACGACCACCTGTGGATGCACTTCACCCGCATGTCGTCGTACGAGAATGCCCCCGTGCCCACGATCGTGCGCGGCGAGGGCACCAACATCTACGACGACAAGGGCAAGCGCTACATCGACGGCCTCGCCGGCCTCTTCGTGGTCAACGCCGGCCACGGCCGGGTCGAGCTCGCCGAGACCGCCTACAAGCAGGCGCAGGAGCTGGCCTTCTTCCCCGTGTGGTCCTACGCCCACCCCAAGGCGGTGGAGCTTGCCGAGCGTCTGGCCCACCACGCGCCGGGCGACCTCAACAAGGTCTTCTTCACCACCGGTGGCGGCGAGGCCGTCGAGACCGCCTGGAAGCTGGCCAAGCAGTACTTCAAGCTCACCGGCAAGCCGATGAAGCACAAGGTGATATCCCGCGCGGTGGCCTACCACGGCACCCCGCAGGGCGCCCTGTCCATCACCGGTCTGCCCGGATTGAAGGCCCCCTTCGAGCCGCTGGTCCCCGGCGCGCACAAGGTCCCGAACACCAACATCTACCGCGCCCCGATCCACGGTGACGACCCCGAGGCCTTCGGCCGCTGGGCCGCCGACCAGATCGAGCAGCAGATCCTCTTCGAGGGCCCCGAGACCGTCGCCGCGGTCTTCCTGGAGCCGGTGCAGAACGCCGGCGGCTGCTTCCCGCCGCCCCCCGGCTACTTCCAGCGGGTCCGCGAGATCTGCGACCAGTACGACGTGCTGCTCGTCTCCGACGAGGTCATCTGCGCCTTCGGCCGCCTCGGCACGATGTTCGGCTGCGAGAAGTTCGGCTACGTCCCGGACATGATCACCTGCGCCAAGGGCATGACCTCGGGCTACTCCCCGATCGGCGCCTGCATCATCTCCGACCGCCTGGCCGAGCCGTTCTACAAGGGCGACAACACCTTCCTGCACGGCTACACCTTCGGCGGCCACCCGGTCTCCGCGGCCGTCGGTGTCGCCAACCTGGACATCTTCGAGCGCGAGGGCCTCAACAAGCACGTCCTCGACAACGAGGCCAACTTCCTGAACACCCTGCAGAAGCTGCACGACCTGCCGATCGTCGGCGACGTCCGCGGCAGCGGCTTCTTCTACGGCATCGAGCTCGTCAAGGACAAGGTCACCAAGGAGTCCTTCAACGACGAGGAGACCGAACGCGTCCTGTACGGCTTCCTCTCGAAGGCGCTGTACGACAACGGTCTCTACTGCCGCGCCGACGACCGTGGCGACCCGGTCATCCAGCTCGCCCCGCCGCTGATCGCCGACCAGCAGGTCTTCGACGAGATCGAGCAGATCCTGCGCTCCGTCCTCACCGAGGCCTGGACCAAGCTCTGA